From one Macellibacteroides fermentans genomic stretch:
- a CDS encoding O-acetylhomoserine aminocarboxypropyltransferase/cysteine synthase family protein gives MSNVFKPDTLCVQGGWSPKKGEPRVLPIYQSTTFKYETSDQMAKLFDLEESGYFYTRLQNPTNDAVASKICALEGGAAAMLTSSGQAASFYAMFNICSAGDHIVSASTIYGGTFNLFAVTMKKLGIEVTFVDQDAPVDVIAKAFQPNTKALFAETISNPGLSILDIEKFAQIAHSQGVPLIVDNTFATPINCRPFEWGADIVIHSTTKYMDGHASSVGGAIVDSGNFDWNAYPGKFPGLTEPDASYHGLTYTESFGKGAYITKATVQLMRDLGSTQSPQNAFLLNLGLETLHLRVPRHCENALKVAQYLEGKEEVAWVNYCGLKGNKYYELGQKYMPKGSCGVVTFGLKGGRDVAIRFMDSLKLAAIVTHVADARTSVLHPASHTHRQLSDEQLIAAGVAPDLIRFSVGIESADDIIADIEQALANK, from the coding sequence ATGAGTAATGTATTTAAGCCGGATACTCTCTGTGTACAGGGAGGATGGAGTCCGAAAAAAGGAGAACCTCGTGTTCTTCCTATTTATCAGAGTACAACATTTAAGTATGAAACCAGCGATCAGATGGCTAAACTGTTTGATTTGGAGGAAAGTGGTTATTTTTATACCCGTTTGCAAAATCCTACCAATGATGCAGTAGCTTCAAAAATATGCGCACTGGAAGGTGGTGCGGCAGCTATGCTTACCTCTTCGGGACAGGCAGCCTCTTTTTATGCCATGTTTAATATCTGTTCTGCAGGCGATCATATCGTGAGCGCTTCCACTATTTATGGCGGAACGTTTAACTTGTTTGCTGTTACGATGAAGAAATTGGGAATAGAAGTAACCTTTGTCGATCAGGACGCTCCGGTGGATGTGATTGCAAAAGCGTTCCAGCCTAATACCAAGGCGCTCTTTGCCGAAACTATTTCCAATCCCGGATTAAGTATTCTCGATATAGAAAAGTTTGCCCAGATAGCCCACAGTCAGGGAGTTCCTCTGATTGTAGACAATACATTTGCTACACCTATCAATTGCCGTCCATTCGAGTGGGGAGCTGATATAGTAATTCACTCTACGACCAAATATATGGATGGACATGCCAGCAGCGTAGGAGGGGCCATCGTGGATAGTGGTAATTTCGATTGGAACGCATATCCGGGCAAGTTTCCGGGACTAACCGAGCCGGATGCATCTTACCACGGATTAACCTATACGGAGTCTTTTGGTAAAGGAGCCTATATAACCAAAGCAACCGTTCAGCTGATGCGCGACCTGGGTTCCACCCAATCTCCGCAAAATGCTTTTTTATTGAATCTGGGACTCGAAACGTTACATTTACGTGTGCCCCGTCATTGCGAAAATGCGCTTAAAGTTGCCCAATACTTAGAAGGTAAGGAAGAGGTTGCCTGGGTTAATTACTGCGGTTTGAAAGGTAACAAATACTACGAACTGGGACAAAAATACATGCCCAAGGGTTCATGCGGTGTTGTTACATTTGGCTTAAAAGGCGGACGCGATGTGGCTATCAGATTTATGGATAGCCTGAAGCTGGCTGCCATTGTTACACACGTTGCCGATGCCCGTACATCGGTGCTTCATCCGGCCAGTCATACGCACCGCCAATTGTCCGACGAACAGTTGATTGCCGCAGGAGTTGCTCCGGATTTAATCCGCTTCTCGGTGGGTATTGAAAGTGCAGATGATATTATTGCAGATATAGAGCAGGCTCTGGCCAATAAATAA
- a CDS encoding M3 family metallopeptidase — protein MKKMLMAAGVAFVLGAWTNVSAQGVPANGNPFLAEYTTPFKVPPFDKIKLEHYKEAFLKGMEEQAQEINAIVKQRSAATFENTIVALDQSGKLLSKVSAVFYGQNSANTSDEMQAISRELSPLLSKHRDDIKLNAGLFQRVKFVYDQKSKLNLTKEQAKLLEETYKDFVRGGANLDAAKQAKLRELNSELSMLELTFGQNMLKETNDFQLIIDKKEDLSGLPASLIASAADAAKAAKLEGKWLFTLHNPSVMPFLQYADNRALREKIYNGYINRGNNGNKSDNKEVVKKLVTLRLEKAKLMGYKDYASFMLEDRMAKTPEKVYALLDEVWTPALAKAKDELADIKAEIKKEGGNFEPEGWDWRYYFEKAKIAKFNLDENEVRPYLELNNVRDGAFYVANKLYGITFTEIKDIPTPHEEATAFECKDKDGTHLGVLYMDFFPRESKRGGAWCGGYRSQTYENGKRLAPVVTIVCNFSKPAGDQPALLSADEASTLFHEFGHGLHSLFRDVHYFGVASVPRDFVELPSQIMEHWVFEPEVLKVYAKHYKTGEVIPAALIEKLEKSGKYGQGFATVEYLAASLLDMDYHVLKEVPANLDAMEFEANVMNKRGLLKQIPPRYRSTYFNHTMGGGYTAGYYSYIWAEVLDADAFEAFKETGDIFNQDKAIKFRNNVLTPGAIDDAMDMYKNFRGKEPGTAPLLKNRGLM, from the coding sequence ATGAAGAAAATGCTTATGGCTGCAGGAGTTGCCTTTGTATTGGGGGCCTGGACAAATGTTTCGGCTCAAGGTGTGCCGGCTAACGGGAATCCGTTTCTTGCCGAATACACTACGCCGTTTAAGGTTCCTCCTTTCGACAAAATTAAATTGGAGCATTACAAAGAGGCTTTCCTAAAAGGAATGGAAGAACAGGCTCAGGAGATTAATGCCATTGTTAAGCAACGTAGCGCAGCTACTTTCGAGAACACCATTGTTGCTCTAGATCAGAGTGGTAAACTTTTATCGAAAGTTAGTGCTGTGTTTTATGGACAGAACAGTGCCAATACTTCGGACGAAATGCAGGCAATCAGCCGCGAACTTTCGCCATTGCTTTCAAAGCACCGCGACGATATCAAGCTGAATGCCGGACTGTTTCAGCGTGTAAAGTTTGTTTACGATCAGAAATCAAAGCTTAATCTTACAAAAGAACAGGCTAAGTTGCTGGAAGAAACCTACAAAGACTTTGTACGTGGCGGAGCGAATCTGGATGCTGCAAAGCAGGCTAAATTGCGCGAACTAAATAGCGAGTTATCTATGTTGGAGCTTACTTTTGGTCAGAATATGCTGAAGGAAACCAACGATTTTCAACTAATTATCGATAAGAAGGAAGATCTTTCGGGTCTGCCGGCCAGTCTGATTGCTTCGGCTGCCGATGCTGCTAAAGCTGCTAAACTGGAAGGTAAATGGTTGTTTACACTTCATAATCCCAGTGTAATGCCATTCTTACAGTACGCTGACAACAGAGCATTACGCGAAAAAATTTACAACGGCTACATCAACCGTGGTAACAACGGAAATAAATCCGACAATAAAGAGGTGGTAAAGAAGCTGGTGACACTTCGTCTGGAAAAGGCCAAATTAATGGGTTACAAAGATTACGCCTCATTTATGTTGGAAGACCGTATGGCTAAAACTCCCGAGAAAGTTTACGCTCTGTTGGATGAAGTCTGGACACCGGCATTAGCCAAGGCAAAAGATGAATTGGCCGACATTAAAGCCGAAATAAAGAAGGAGGGTGGTAACTTCGAACCCGAAGGATGGGACTGGCGTTACTATTTTGAAAAGGCAAAGATTGCCAAATTCAATCTGGATGAAAACGAAGTTCGTCCGTACCTCGAATTAAACAACGTACGCGATGGGGCTTTCTATGTGGCTAATAAGTTGTATGGAATCACTTTTACTGAAATTAAAGATATTCCAACACCGCACGAAGAAGCAACGGCTTTTGAATGCAAAGACAAAGATGGTACACATCTGGGTGTGTTGTATATGGACTTTTTCCCACGTGAAAGCAAAAGAGGCGGCGCATGGTGTGGTGGATATCGTTCGCAAACCTATGAAAACGGCAAACGTCTTGCTCCGGTTGTTACGATTGTATGTAACTTCAGCAAACCTGCAGGAGATCAGCCTGCATTGCTAAGTGCCGATGAAGCAAGTACTTTATTCCACGAATTTGGTCATGGATTACACAGCCTTTTCAGAGATGTTCATTATTTTGGAGTAGCAAGTGTACCGCGCGATTTCGTAGAATTGCCTTCTCAGATTATGGAACATTGGGTATTTGAACCAGAAGTGCTTAAGGTATATGCCAAACATTACAAAACAGGCGAAGTAATTCCGGCTGCATTGATTGAAAAGCTTGAAAAGAGCGGAAAATATGGTCAGGGATTTGCTACAGTAGAGTATTTGGCTGCGTCGTTGCTTGATATGGATTACCATGTTCTGAAAGAAGTTCCTGCCAATCTGGATGCAATGGAATTTGAAGCAAACGTAATGAATAAAAGAGGCTTGCTTAAGCAGATTCCTCCACGTTATCGTTCTACCTATTTTAATCATACCATGGGTGGTGGTTATACAGCCGGATATTATAGCTATATCTGGGCAGAGGTGCTGGATGCCGATGCTTTTGAAGCATTCAAAGAAACAGGCGATATCTTTAATCAGGACAAAGCCATCAAATTCCGTAATAACGTACTTACTCCCGGAGCAATTGATGATGCAATGGATATGTACAAGAATTTTAGAGGAAAAGAACCCGGTACAGCTCCTTTGTTAAAGAACAGAGGTTTGATGTAA
- a CDS encoding patatin-like phospholipase family protein codes for MDGYTGLVLEGGGMRCTFTAGVLDYFMDKGIYFPYTIGVSAGATTGISYAARQRGRARYSNIDLMKQYDYVGLKTFIKQRNIMDFNLLFNVFPKKIYPFDYQTYFKSPERFIMVTSNCLTGEAVYLEEKQDEKRVLDICVATCSLPLLCPIAYVDGIPMVDGGVCDALPIRKSEADGNSRNVIVLTRNKGYRKPVKQQKLPGFVFRKYPELRRELMLRYQRYNETIEYIEQLEADGKALVIRPIRDVVVDRIERDVDKLTSFYEEGYACAKAVFEKK; via the coding sequence ATGGACGGTTACACAGGACTTGTACTGGAAGGAGGAGGGATGCGTTGCACCTTTACCGCCGGAGTATTGGACTATTTCATGGATAAGGGAATCTATTTCCCTTATACCATTGGAGTTTCGGCAGGGGCTACCACCGGAATTTCGTATGCTGCGCGCCAGCGTGGAAGGGCCAGATACAGCAACATCGATTTGATGAAGCAGTATGATTACGTGGGCTTAAAAACGTTCATTAAACAGCGTAATATCATGGATTTTAATTTGTTGTTTAATGTGTTTCCTAAAAAGATTTACCCGTTCGACTACCAGACGTATTTTAAATCCCCGGAACGTTTTATAATGGTTACGAGTAATTGCCTTACTGGAGAAGCCGTTTACCTTGAAGAAAAACAGGATGAGAAAAGGGTGCTTGATATTTGTGTAGCTACCTGTAGCTTGCCGCTTCTTTGTCCGATTGCCTATGTAGATGGAATCCCAATGGTAGACGGAGGGGTATGTGATGCATTGCCCATTCGAAAATCGGAAGCCGACGGGAATTCACGGAATGTGATTGTACTTACGCGAAACAAAGGATATAGGAAACCTGTTAAACAACAAAAACTTCCGGGGTTTGTTTTCCGGAAATATCCCGAGCTACGGCGCGAGCTGATGCTTCGCTATCAACGCTACAACGAAACCATCGAATATATCGAACAACTTGAAGCCGATGGCAAGGCTCTGGTGATAAGGCCGATACGAGATGTGGTAGTAGATAGGATTGAACGGGATGTTGACAAGCTTACAAGTTTCTACGAGGAAGGATACGCTTGTGCCAAGGCTGTTTTTGAAAAGAAATAA
- a CDS encoding patatin-like phospholipase family protein, which translates to MKKITIFFTLLLILLQPVTAQKVGLVLSGGGAKGAAHIGVIKALEENNIPIDYVAGTSIGAIIGSLYAMGYTPDEMLALILSEEFGYWQTGMVEDDYLYYFKKPDDTPDFSHFSIDISDSLQVKTNFLPQSLINPIQMNQAFVSLFAQATAKAIWNFDNLFVPFRCIGSDVYNKKAVVFRNGDLGDAVRTSMSFPFVFKPIWKDSVPLYDGGIYDNFPVTTMKADFNPDFILGSVVAGSNNKPSENPYSQLETMIMQKTEYDIPEEDGMMLKFQFSDVSLLDFPRAKELMEIGYRRTLSIIDSIKMRVPREVTRDELSLKRKAYKEGLPPLVFKNIYINGVTDAQRNYIEAQLHRDINNEFTMEDFRRAYFKMLSYSKIKEIIPHAVYNRKEKLFDLYLDVTVKDEIKVSFGGNVSSHQANQLFLGFNYQAISHVAADYTANFHVGNSFSGVLLNARTYLKTRIPSYLNVQAAYSFKKYSESQSLFYEDVLPSFIQQKESYMKVKLGLPFLNKAKAELGVAYGHLNDSYFQTSNILFPNSKFDNSVYNLFAVSLRLDRNSLDDKLYPIAGKQQYIIAQYVNGEEKYNPASTSAQLNTADKPHSWLQIKGRLHQYHQFSNRFNLGYTAETVISSKNLMNNYTSSVLQAPAFTPTPHSEIVFNEAFRANQYAAVGLSPIIKLSKLVHFRADLYCFAPFYEIKKDVISTGSTYIDSPYYGNFLRSFQFMGETSLVIRLPFASISLYANGYSYPKQNFNFGLNIGYLIFNPKMLD; encoded by the coding sequence ATGAAAAAAATTACTATATTTTTCACCTTGCTTTTAATTCTTCTGCAACCCGTAACGGCTCAAAAAGTGGGACTCGTTTTAAGCGGTGGCGGAGCGAAGGGTGCTGCACATATCGGTGTAATAAAAGCCCTCGAAGAGAACAATATTCCAATAGACTATGTGGCAGGCACTTCCATTGGAGCCATTATCGGAAGTTTGTACGCTATGGGATACACCCCGGATGAGATGTTGGCACTGATTCTATCGGAAGAATTTGGCTATTGGCAGACCGGTATGGTGGAAGACGATTATCTTTACTACTTTAAGAAACCGGACGATACACCGGATTTTTCTCATTTCTCTATTGACATATCAGACTCTTTGCAAGTAAAAACAAACTTCCTGCCCCAAAGTCTGATTAACCCTATTCAGATGAATCAGGCCTTTGTTTCGCTTTTTGCACAGGCAACAGCGAAAGCAATCTGGAATTTCGATAATCTGTTTGTGCCTTTCCGCTGTATCGGTTCGGATGTATACAATAAAAAAGCTGTAGTATTCAGAAATGGCGACCTGGGTGATGCAGTAAGAACCTCCATGTCGTTTCCATTCGTATTTAAACCCATATGGAAAGACAGCGTACCTCTTTATGATGGAGGTATCTATGATAATTTCCCGGTAACAACGATGAAAGCCGACTTTAATCCCGATTTTATACTTGGATCTGTTGTGGCCGGCAGCAATAACAAACCAAGCGAAAATCCGTATAGTCAGCTTGAAACTATGATTATGCAGAAAACGGAGTACGATATTCCCGAAGAAGATGGAATGATGCTTAAATTTCAGTTCAGCGATGTTTCATTGCTCGATTTCCCGAGAGCTAAAGAGCTGATGGAGATTGGTTACAGGCGTACCCTCTCCATTATCGACTCCATAAAGATGCGTGTACCCAGAGAGGTTACCAGGGATGAATTAAGCTTGAAGCGAAAGGCCTACAAAGAAGGACTTCCTCCATTGGTGTTCAAAAACATATATATCAACGGAGTAACCGATGCACAACGGAATTATATTGAAGCACAATTGCATCGGGATATAAACAATGAATTCACGATGGAAGATTTTCGTCGTGCTTACTTCAAGATGCTATCCTATTCCAAAATCAAGGAAATTATTCCACATGCCGTTTATAACAGAAAAGAAAAGCTTTTCGATCTTTATCTGGATGTTACGGTAAAAGATGAGATTAAGGTATCCTTTGGAGGAAACGTTTCGTCTCATCAGGCCAACCAACTGTTTTTAGGATTCAACTACCAGGCAATCTCCCATGTGGCAGCCGATTACACGGCCAATTTTCATGTAGGGAACTCCTTCAGCGGTGTTTTGCTTAATGCCCGTACCTATTTAAAAACGAGAATCCCCTCCTACCTGAATGTGCAGGCAGCCTATTCGTTTAAGAAATACTCAGAAAGTCAGTCACTCTTCTACGAAGATGTTTTACCTTCATTTATACAACAAAAAGAAAGTTATATGAAGGTTAAGCTAGGGCTTCCATTTTTAAACAAAGCCAAAGCCGAGCTGGGTGTAGCTTACGGTCACCTTAATGACAGCTATTTTCAGACATCCAATATCTTGTTTCCTAATTCTAAATTTGATAACAGCGTATATAATCTTTTTGCTGTATCACTACGACTGGACCGAAATTCTTTGGATGACAAGCTTTATCCTATTGCCGGTAAACAGCAGTATATTATTGCCCAATATGTAAACGGAGAGGAAAAATATAATCCTGCCAGTACTTCTGCCCAACTTAATACGGCGGATAAACCTCATAGCTGGTTGCAGATTAAGGGACGTTTGCATCAATATCATCAGTTTTCCAACCGTTTTAATCTGGGTTATACGGCGGAAACTGTTATTTCAAGTAAAAATCTGATGAATAATTACACTTCATCTGTCCTTCAGGCTCCGGCATTTACACCAACCCCTCATAGTGAAATCGTTTTTAACGAGGCATTCAGAGCCAATCAATATGCCGCAGTTGGTCTTTCTCCCATAATTAAGTTGAGTAAGCTGGTTCACTTCAGAGCAGACCTCTATTGCTTTGCTCCTTTCTACGAAATTAAGAAAGATGTTATTTCCACCGGGTCCACATATATCGATTCTCCCTATTACGGAAACTTTCTAAGGTCTTTTCAATTTATGGGAGAAACATCGTTGGTAATAAGACTTCCCTTTGCCTCTATCAGTTTGTATGCCAATGGATACAGCTATCCCAAACAGAATTTTAACTTTGGATTGAATATAGGCTATCTTATCTTTAATCCAAAAATGTTGGATTAA
- the tnpC gene encoding IS66 family transposase gives MLENEQTIRAKEQEILDKKQEILAKEQEIYEKKQEAFESKLELIEAQEEIDRLRWKLLCLNRFCWGSSSEKRRLPLDPSQLSICFVQSPQNVNIEQEKQKEQKEIEKDKEYSRFRKSFKEKKISHARKPIPSELPRISKILEPSVDLSGAIRMGEEVTERYAVQPRKLYVEQLVRPRYKLPDGSIVIAPLPSMAYPRSNASESALTHIAVSKYADHLPLNRQIEIFSREGVHLSASTVSNWMTAAAQCIEPIYNELRETLKASRYVQADETPHKVLESEKPGSLHQGYMWVFYLPHCKSPYIEYHPGRSSSALGTLLSGKTEIVQSDGYAVYDVFDKLEGKMHLCCWAHVRRKFVEAESYDPPSARYVLDEIGKLYAVEDEIRKKELTNAQATNLRKENAYPIIKGLEVWTTENLLKTPPDSPLDKAIRYMYTRFEQLSHYVNDAELAIDNNAVERAIRPITLSRKNCLFSGSHDAAHTAAIFFSLLGACKENNVNPTRWLMDCLTRVQNCDPKNYKELLPHNWKK, from the coding sequence ATCTTAGAGAATGAGCAAACTATCCGGGCGAAGGAACAAGAGATTCTTGATAAGAAACAAGAGATTCTTGCGAAAGAACAAGAGATCTATGAGAAGAAGCAAGAGGCCTTTGAAAGTAAGCTTGAACTTATAGAAGCGCAGGAAGAGATTGATCGCCTGCGCTGGAAGCTGCTCTGTTTGAATCGTTTCTGCTGGGGAAGCTCCAGTGAAAAACGACGGCTTCCTCTGGATCCTTCCCAATTAAGCATCTGCTTTGTTCAGTCTCCACAAAATGTGAATATAGAACAGGAGAAGCAGAAAGAACAGAAAGAGATAGAAAAGGACAAAGAATATTCCCGTTTTCGTAAAAGCTTCAAGGAGAAAAAGATCTCGCATGCACGCAAACCTATTCCTTCAGAACTTCCACGCATCAGCAAAATTCTGGAGCCATCGGTTGATCTGAGCGGAGCGATCAGAATGGGTGAAGAGGTTACCGAGCGTTATGCTGTTCAGCCGCGCAAGTTGTATGTGGAGCAATTGGTACGCCCGCGCTACAAACTCCCTGATGGAAGTATTGTAATAGCTCCTCTTCCTTCAATGGCCTATCCCCGGAGCAATGCATCGGAGAGCGCGTTGACCCATATCGCCGTATCTAAGTATGCAGACCATCTTCCACTAAACCGTCAGATAGAGATATTTTCACGCGAAGGGGTTCACTTGTCAGCTTCTACGGTCAGCAACTGGATGACTGCTGCCGCCCAATGTATAGAACCTATATATAATGAACTGCGTGAGACGCTGAAAGCGAGTCGTTACGTGCAAGCTGACGAAACTCCTCATAAGGTGTTGGAATCAGAGAAGCCCGGATCGTTGCATCAGGGATATATGTGGGTTTTTTATCTGCCCCATTGCAAAAGTCCATATATTGAATACCACCCGGGCCGTAGCTCTTCAGCGTTAGGTACACTGTTAAGTGGAAAAACCGAGATCGTACAAAGTGATGGTTATGCAGTGTATGATGTTTTCGACAAGCTGGAAGGGAAGATGCATCTGTGCTGCTGGGCCCATGTCCGGCGAAAGTTTGTCGAAGCCGAAAGCTATGATCCGCCATCGGCACGTTATGTGCTTGATGAAATTGGAAAACTTTATGCCGTGGAAGACGAAATACGGAAAAAAGAACTAACAAATGCCCAGGCAACCAACTTGAGGAAGGAAAATGCGTACCCGATAATTAAAGGGCTGGAAGTCTGGACAACAGAAAACCTGCTGAAAACACCCCCTGACTCTCCACTTGATAAGGCAATACGTTATATGTATACCCGCTTTGAACAGCTATCTCATTATGTCAATGATGCCGAATTGGCTATTGACAACAACGCTGTGGAGCGTGCTATACGCCCAATTACCCTGAGCCGGAAAAATTGCCTCTTCTCCGGATCACACGATGCGGCACATACCGCTGCTATATTTTTCTCTTTACTGGGTGCATGTAAAGAAAACAACGTAAACCCAACACGCTGGTTAATGGATTGCCTGACCAGGGTACAAAACTGTGATCCCAAAAATTACAAGGAACTATTACCTCATAACTGGAAAAAGTAA
- a CDS encoding 2-hydroxyacid dehydrogenase — MAYKIAFFGAKPYDISSFDQVNKDFNYDIKYYKGHLNKNNLVLTQGTDAVCIFVNDTADAEIIDGLAKNGVKLLALRCAGYNNVDLAAAKGKMKIVRVPAYSPYAVAEHAVALMLSLNRKIHRAYWRTRDGNFSLHGLMGFDMHGKTAGIIGTGKIAKILIKILKGFGMNIVAYDLYPDYAFAEEQGITYTTLDELYKQSDIISLHCPLTDKTKYLINDISICKMKDNVMIINTGRGLLIHTNALIEGLKNKKIAAAGLDVYEEEGDYFYEDKSDKIIDDDVLARLLSFNNVIVTSHQAFFTKEALHNIAETTLLNVKAFMENQPLANEVVLPD; from the coding sequence ATGGCATACAAAATAGCATTTTTTGGAGCAAAACCTTACGATATCTCCTCATTTGATCAGGTGAATAAAGATTTTAATTACGATATTAAATACTATAAGGGGCACCTGAATAAAAACAACCTGGTACTTACACAGGGTACAGATGCCGTATGTATATTTGTAAATGATACTGCCGATGCCGAGATTATTGATGGATTGGCGAAAAATGGAGTAAAATTACTTGCCCTTCGGTGTGCAGGTTATAATAATGTTGATTTGGCTGCAGCCAAAGGCAAAATGAAGATTGTACGCGTGCCTGCCTATTCACCCTATGCAGTGGCCGAACATGCAGTAGCTCTTATGCTTTCGCTGAACCGTAAAATTCACAGAGCTTATTGGCGAACACGCGATGGTAATTTTTCTTTACACGGATTGATGGGCTTCGACATGCATGGTAAGACTGCCGGCATTATCGGTACTGGTAAGATTGCCAAGATCTTGATTAAGATTCTCAAAGGATTTGGAATGAATATTGTAGCATACGATCTGTATCCGGATTATGCCTTTGCCGAAGAACAGGGTATTACATACACAACATTGGACGAACTCTACAAACAGTCGGATATTATTTCGTTACATTGTCCGCTAACAGATAAAACCAAATATTTGATTAATGATATCTCAATATGCAAAATGAAAGACAATGTGATGATTATTAATACGGGCAGGGGATTGCTTATTCATACCAATGCATTGATAGAGGGATTGAAAAATAAGAAAATTGCAGCAGCCGGACTGGATGTGTATGAAGAGGAGGGAGATTACTTCTATGAGGATAAGTCCGACAAAATAATAGACGACGATGTACTTGCGCGTTTGTTGTCCTTCAACAATGTAATTGTAACTTCGCATCAGGCATTCTTTACGAAAGAGGCCCTGCACAACATCGCCGAAACAACCTTATTGAACGTTAAGGCCTTTATGGAAAACCAACCGCTTGCTAATGAAGTGGTGTTGCCCGACTAA